In Salmo salar chromosome ssa15, Ssal_v3.1, whole genome shotgun sequence, one genomic interval encodes:
- the LOC106571539 gene encoding DNA-binding protein RFX6 has protein sequence MKTICVHVLTHAFKCSISVILYLFCFTFYLIIFSLNMPMKRNTSPIRDGPFLHVHPPSTKKFCDASEEFMHTALSDEKLPRDFHGHSLSKFDEEDDSGIKSEAEDTNETPSSEEDQDFVEYSKDLPFKQTTPRKSITQIIKDKKKQTQLTLQWLEENYIVCEGVCLPRCILYAHYLDFCRKEKLDPACAATFGKTIRQKFPLLTTRRLGTRGHSKYHYYGIGIKESSAYYHLLYSGKGLTRFSGSKLKNEGGYTRKYSLSSKTGTLLPEFPSVQHLVLQGSVSKEKVDTLIMMYKTHCQCILDNAINVNFEEIQNFLLHFWQGMPDHLLPLLDNSIIVDTFCVCDSILYKVLTDVLIPATMQEMPDSLLADIRNLAKHWEDWMVSSLENLPECLSEKKLPIARRFVSSLKRQTSFLHLAQIARPALFDQNVVNSMVVDIDQVDLNSIGSQALFTISSGDQDSDLYSEYDSITAFQELKDLLKKNATVESFIEWLDTVVEQKVIKPGKQNGRSIKKRAQDFLLKWSFFGARVMHNLTLNNATSFGSFHLIRMLLDEYILLAIETQFNNDKEQDLQNLLDKYMRNADGSKAAFTASPSSCFLANRNKPSVVSSDLSVKNESLSEHTYMTLSANQQANMTVYQGSDTDGFSLSGQMDFSQNSGPLMTPPISPAMVNRGSVINQVPMAVIPQSACTTIQPHISCQAFPDTMYQSLPSSSPSYYPTTSNYQAVFRPQTHAQAPAYHTRSGSSHYPSFSEQHLAKDYFNSSCAVSPYSSRHTSNYSTAPDPGMETQGVELLDSGGYNFVMSGLNSSGCQESAYSTAGQSGYYGNSGYLDSQRLGSMIDQHVSVISSVSSIRSVPTYADVHDPLNILDDMGRKLAGPYYPESDSLGTPGAPPLPSSISAPCMYGGPAQFHSQDAPLPHRGPSEVRDMVSSLPPINTVFMGSSGGGP, from the exons ATGAAGACAATCTGTGTACATGTTCTTACACATGCATTTAAATGTTCCATTTCAgttattttgtatttgttttgttttacttTTTACCTCATAATATTTTCATTGAACATGCCTATGAAACGGAATACAAGCCCGATCCGGGATGGCCCATTTCTTCATGTTCATCCACCTTCAACCAAGAAATTCTGCGATGCCTCTGAGGAGTTTATGCACACCGCTTTATCTGACGAGAAATTACCCCGTGATTTCCATGGACATTCACTCTCAAAGTTTGACGAGGAAGATGATTCGGGAATTAAATCAG AAGCAGAAGACACTAATGAAACCCCATCTTCTGAGGAGGACCAGGATTTTGTTGAGTATTCCAAAGATTTGCCTTTCAAACAGACTACCCCGAGGAAAAGCATCACTCAGATCATAAAGGACAAGAAGAAACAGACTCAGCTCACCCTTCAATG GCTGGAGGAAAACTATATTGTTTGTGAAGGGGTTTGTCTGCCACGTTGCATCCTGTACGCTCACTACCTAGACTTCTGTAGGAAGGAGAAACTGGATCCAGCCTGTGCTGCTACATTTGGCAAG ACAATTCGTCAGAAATTTCCACTTCTTACAACAAGAAGACTTGGGACCCGAGGTCATTCAAA ATATCATTATTACGGCATTGGCATCAAAGAGAGCAGTGCCTATTATCACTTGTTGTACTCAGGGAAAGGCTTGACGAG ATTTTCAGGGAGCAAACTCAAGAATGAG GGAGGATATACTCGGAAATACTCCCTCAGCTCAAAAACAGGAACTTTGCTTCCAGAATTCCCAAGTGTACAGCATCTAGTGCTTCAAGGTTCTGTCTCTAAAGAGAAG GTGGACACGCTCATCATGATGTACAAAACACATTGTCAGTGCATCCTGGACAATGCCATCAATGTCAACTTTGAAGAG ATACAGAATTTTCTGCTGCATTTCTGGCAAGGAATGCCCGACCACCTTTTACCACTGCTGGATAACTCCATAATCGTGGACaccttctgtgtgtgtgactctatACTATATAAG GTTCTGACAGATGTCCTGATCCCTGCTACGATGCAGGAGATGCCTGACAG TCTCCTGGCAGACATCCGTAACTTAGCCAAGCACTGGGAAGACTGGATGGTGTCTTCTCTGGAAAACCTCCCAGAATGCCTCTCAGAGAAGAAGCTCCCGATTGCACGCAGATTTGTGTCCTCTCTAAAGCGTCAGACCTCCTTCTTACACCTTGCCCAG ATCGCGAGACCAGCTCTTTTTGACCAGAATGTGGTGAACTCCATGGTGGTGGATATAGATCAAGTGGATTTGAACAGCATAGGGTCACAAGCCCTTTTCACCATCTCAAGTGGTGACCAAGACTCTGACCTCTACTCTGAAT ATGACTCTATAACAGCGTTCCAAGAGCTGAAAGACCTACTGAAGAAGAATGCCACTGTGGAATCCTTTATTGAGTGGCTGGACACTGTTGTGGAGCAGAAGGTCATTAAG CCTGGGAAGCAGAACGGACGGTCTATAAAGAAGCGAGCTCAGGACTTCCTCCTCAAGTGGAGTTTCTTTGGAGCACGTGTTATGCACAACCTCACGTTGAACAACGCCACCAGTTTTG GTTCGTTCCACCTAATCCGCATGCTGCTGGATGAGTATATCCTTCTGGCTATTGAGACACAATTCAACAATGACAAAGAACAAGACCTCCAGAATCTCCTAGATAAATACATGAGAAATGCAG ATGGCAGCAAGGCGGCATTCACTGCCTCCCCTAGCTCCTGTTTCCTGGCCAACCGTAACAAGCCCAGCGTGGTGTCCAGTGATCTGTCTGTGAAGAACGAGTCCCTCTCAGAACACACATACATGACCCTGTCAGCTAATCAGCAGGCAAACATGACTGTCTACCAGGGCTCTGATACAGATGGATTCTCTCTGTCAG GACAAATGGACTTTTCCCAGAACAGTGGCCCTCTGATGACCCCTCCCATCTCCCCAGCCATGGTGAACAGGGGCAGTGTCATCAACCAGGTCCCCATGGCCGTCATACCCCAGAGCGCCTGCACCACCATCCAGCCCCACATCTCCTGCCAAGCCTTCCCAGACACCATGTACCAGAGCCTGCCTTCCAGTAGCCCCAGCTACTACCCCACCACTTCCAACTACCAGGCTGTGTTCAGACCCCAGACACACGCCCAGGCCCCTGCCTACCACACCCGCTCCGGCAGCAGCCACTACCCGTCCTTCAGTGAGCAGCACCTGGCCAAAGACTACTTCAACAGCAGCTGTGCAGTGTCCCCCTACAGCTCCAGACACACTTCCAATTACAGCACAGCCCCTGATCCTGGGATGGAGACTCAGGGGGTTGAGCTACTGGACTCTGGAGGATACAACTTTGTCATGAGTGGGTTAAACAGTAGTGGCTGTCAGGAGTCTGCCTACTCAacagcaggacagagtg GGTACTATGGAAACAGTGGCTACCTGGATAGCCAGAGGCTGGGTTCCATGATAGACCAGCATGTGTCAGTTATCAGCAGTGTGAGCAGTATCCGTTCCGTCCCAACGTACGCTGATGTACACGATCCCCTCAACATCCTGGATGACATGGGCAGAAAGCTGGCAGGCCCTTACTACCCTGAGTCTGACTCACTGGGCACACCTGGAG ctcctcccctcccctcctccatctccgcACCCTGCATGTATGGAGGTCCTGCCCAGTTCCACTCCCAGGATGCACCGCTTCCTCACCGGGGACCATCTGAGGTGCGTGACATGGTGTCATCGCTGCCACCCATCAACACTGTGTTCATGGGGTCTAGTGGAGGAGGACCGTGA